Proteins encoded together in one Lathyrus oleraceus cultivar Zhongwan6 chromosome 5, CAAS_Psat_ZW6_1.0, whole genome shotgun sequence window:
- the LOC127084815 gene encoding uncharacterized protein LOC127084815 translates to MSSVESSLLTDFDHVKAAVTEFARGFNHSYYQPLHLAILNGDWESTKAFIDNDPTALTAKVTILGRNALHVAAVGAQWKLVEKLVQHMPANTVAELDLMGCTCLHYVAMGESVNAAKALVAKNPSVTQVTDFKGFTPLIYSITSTNCKEMVWYLVLNTTDERPGCPFSGPSSSHLVALLTAAGFHDITMHLLQHYPNLATISDSNGSIILNVLSKLPSHFQSGHKLGFWKTCIYHCVPVELESGNTIWNALQILVPSIKLIRDTKLRDVYAVKLVEFVSSQASTMNDNQFWQSFVSADIIFSATSSGIVELLTICFRFFPDLIWTHIPNEGYVAQIAIKNRQEKVFSLLCKMPIICKLLVLALDESQNTTSHLAARFAFQTKTISGAAFQMQRELQWFKEVEKLDHPLHKEVKNQDGKTAWQVFKQEHKELLEEGKNWIKDTSNSCMLVATLIATIAFAAAITVPGGNNQDKGIPIFLKDTTFMIFVVSDALALFSSMASLLVFLAILNARFAEEDFVVALPERLILGLASLFIAVVTTMVAFGAALSMLVKERVKWAPIPIALLACVPIALFTQLQLSLFIEMMKSTYGSHFSYIRK, encoded by the exons ATGTCATCTGTAGAATCAAGTCTACTGACGGATTTCGATCACGTCAAGGCTGCTGTCACCGAGTTTG CTAGAGGATTTAACCACAGTTACTACCAGCCGCTGCATTTAGCGATACTCAACGGAGATTGGGAATCTACAAAGGCTTTCATTGATAACGATCCAACCGCGTTGACAGCGAAAGTTACGATACTTGGCAGGAATGCACTTCATGTTGCAGCTGTAGGAGCTCAATGGAAACTTGTTGAGAAATTAGTCCAACATATGCCTGCAAATACCGTTGCAGAACTGGATTTAATGGGCTGTACTTGTCTTCACTATGTCGCAATGGGCGAAAGCGTGAACGCTGCCAAAGCATTGGTGGCTAAAAATCCGTCTGTTACGCAAGTGACTGATTTCAAAGGATTCACGCCACTGATCTATAGTATCACATCTACCAATTGTAAAGAGATGGTTTGGTATCTTGTTTTGAATACTACCGACGAAAGGCCTGGTTGTCCGTTCTCGGGTCCCTCTTCTAGTCATCTCGTTGCTTTGCTTACTGCCGCCGGATTTCATG ATATCACCATGCATCTTCTGCAGCACTATCCTAACTTGGCTACTATTTCTGATTCAAATGGAAGCATTATACTTAATGTTCTGTCAAAATTGCCATCACACTTTCAAAGTGGACACAAGCTTGGGTTTTGGAAAACATGCATTTACCACT GTGTTCCTGTGGAACTTGAATCTGGAAATACAATATGGAATGCACTTCAAATTCTTG TTCCTAGCATAAAACTAATTAGAGATACAAAATTGAGAGATGTATATGCTGTGAAATTGGTAGAATTTGTTTCCTCACAAGCTTCAACCATGAATGACAATCAATTCTGGCAATCTTTTGTGAGTGCGGATATTATTTTCAGCGCGACATCATCTGGCATAGTTGAACTTTTGACGATTTGTTTTCGGTTTTTTCCTGATTTGATTTGGACTCACATTCCAAACGAAGGATATGTGGCTCAAATCGCTATCAAGAATAGGCAAGAAAAAGTTTTTAGTCTTCTATGCAAGATGCCAATAATTTGCAAGCTTTTAGTGCTGGCATTAGATGAATCACAGAACACTACATCACATCTTGCAGCAAGGTTTGCTTTTCAAACAAAAACAATTTCAGGTGCAGCATTTCAAATGCAAAGAGAGTTGCAGTGGTTTAAG GAAGTAGAGAAATTGGATCACCCTCTCCATAAAGAAGTTAAAAACCAAGATGGTAAAACAGCTTGGCAAGTGTTCAAGCAAGAGCATAAAGAATTGCTTGAAGAAGGGAAGAATTGGATAAAGGATACATCAAACTCATGTATGTTAGTAGCAACTCTTATTGCGACAATCGCTTTTGCGGCTGCAATAACTGTACCTGGAGGTAACAACCAGGACAAAGGAATACCAATATTCTTGAAAGATACCACATTCATGATATTTGTTGTGTCAGATGCATTAGCCTTGTTTTCTTCAATGGCTTCTCTTCTGGTGTTTTTAGCAATCCTAAATGCACGATTCGCCGAAGAAGATTTTGTCGTGGCGTTACCGGAGAGATTAATATTAGGTCTGGCTTCTTTGTTCATTGCTGTAGTGACTACAATGGTAGCATTTGGTGCAGCTCTGTCTATGCTGGTGAAGGAGAGAGTTAAATGGGCTCCAATTCCTATTGCTCTTTTGGCTTGTGTGCCAATTGCTCTATTTACACAGCTTCAACTTTCTTTGTTCATAGAAATGATGAAATCAACTTATGGATCTCATTTCTCATATATAAGAAAATGA